The Deltaproteobacteria bacterium HGW-Deltaproteobacteria-4 genome includes the window GAGCGGACGATCGGGCTGGCGACATTGACCAGCAACGTATGATCGCCGATCCCCTCTTCGCTCTCGCTCTTGCCGCGCCCCATCGAGCGCATCATTTCACGGAACCGCCGCATCTGTTCCGAAATCAGGACCATGCCGGGGAGACTGCTATCCTTGAGACTCTCCACCCGCACTGTCAAGCCCTCGACCGCCAGACGCTTCTCAAAGACCTCACGCACCTTCTGCTCCAGGGTCTTCTGATCGGCCCCTTCCACTAGGTCCGCACTTTTGTCGCTATCGATGAGACTGGAACTGATATCGGCATCGACGCGCTGAAATTTGACCGAACTCTCCTTCATCTCCAGAAATTGAATAAAGTGACTGTCGATCGTCGAATCGAGAAAGACGACTTCGATCCCCTGCCCCTGCAAAAGTTTGATATACGCGGCTTGTGCCGTGGCATCGCTGGCGTAGTAGACCTGATCCTTGTGGGTGGCTTCGGCCCGGCCCAGATACTCGGGGAGGGTGGTGTAGGCGCTGGCATCGCTGCTGCGGAAGATGACGTCATTCTTGACCTTATCGTAGAACTTGTCGTCGCGCATCATGCCGTATTTGACAAAGGTGTGAATATCGCCCCAGATCCGCCCATACTCTTCACGATCATTCTTGGCAAGATCGCTGATCCGCGCCGCCACTCGTCCGGCGAGGACTTCACGGATCTTCCGTACCTGCGGATCGTTCTGCAAGTAACTGCGCGATACATTGAGCGGCAGGTCCGGCGCATCGAGGCAGCCCTGTAATGGCAGGAGGAATTCGGGGATGAGTTCCGGGCAGTTGTCAGAGACAAAGACCTGGTTACAGAAGAGCTTGATGTGGCTGCGGCTGACGTCGAACTCGTTGCTGAGTTTGGGGAAGTAGACGATCCCCTTGAGGTTGAAGGGGAAGTCAACGTTGAGGTGGATCCAGAAAAGGGGATCATCACTAAAGGGGTAAAGCTGGTGATAGAACGCTTTGTACTCCTCGTCGGTAATCTCCTTGGCGCTGCGCGTCCAGAGGGGGTTGCGCTCGTTGATCGTCTCGCCGTCGATGCGAATGGCAACCGGCAGGAAGTTACAGAAGCGTTTGACCAGCTCGCGCAGCCGCGTCGGTTCGAGAAACTCTTTTTCGCTGTCCTCTAAATGGAGGATGATCTCGGCGCCGCGGTCGCTTTTGTCGATTTCATCAAGCTCATAACCGGTCGAGCCGTCACAACGCCAATGGACGCCGACAGCGTCTTTCTGCCAGGACAGGGAGCGGATCTCCACCTCTTTGGCGACCATAAAGGCGGAGTAGAAACCGAGGCCGAAGTGGCCGATGAGCTGATTGCTGTCTTTGAGGGCTTCAAATTTGTGGATGAACTCTTCAGCCGAGGAGAAGGCGATCTGGTTGATATAGCGCCGCACTTCATCGGCGGTGAGACCGAGGCCATTATCGCGGATGGTCAGGGTGCCGGCTTCCTTGTCGACGATGAGATCGACATGAAAATCCTCCGCTAACCCGAGCCCTTCAACGAGATTGATATGTTGCAGTTTACTGATCGCATCGACGCCATTGGCGATCAGTTCACGCAGGAAGATCTCCTTTTCGCTGTAGAGCCATTTCTTGATGATCGGAAAGATATTTTCAGTGTGGATCGAAATGGAACCTTTTTCTGTGGCCATGACCGGTTATTCTCCTTCTTTCTAGTAGATGAATCGAAGTGGCAAGGTAATCATGCGCCGCGCCATTGTCAAGGGGGAGACTAACGTGCGCTGTCTCATTCAGCGTCCACCGGATAACGGTCTGATCAAATCAGTGCTTCAGGATCGCCTATAGGGTTGAAAATTGCTTTGCAAACCTTTGGCCGCAGAATTCCTGTACGGCTTTCACCCCCGCATGGAGCTTCCCGGCATCATTCGCCGCCCATTCGTCGATCGGGAAATACTCACCCTCGAAAGGTTTAAATGAACAGCCAGCCTCCCAAACAGCCGTGCGCAGCGCAATGGCCCCCTTCTCGGCCAAAACCTGACCAAGAGGGAGAACCTTAGCGATGGCGCCACTCTGTAGCTTCTGCTTGTGAAGATTCGGCGGCAGACGCTGGTAAACCATTTGCCAACTGGCGTAGAAGAACAGAACTGGAGTGTCGCGGCCATGGGAGAGCGACCGCCATTCCGCAGGATCGACAATCCGGGTGGCGCCATCCGCCAGCCGGGGGGAATAGTCTAGAAACTCCTCGATGATGCCGCGGGTTGCGGTGGCCGGGAACTGTTCGACCAGCGGCGCCGAGATGTACTCACTGAACAGGACCTTTAACTGGTCATCCGGCCGGAGATTGCCGGGGCCATAGAGAATCAGCCGTTCCGACTGATTCAAATAGGAGACAAGGACCTGCTCGCGCACATGGCCGTCGCCAATGAGTGACGAACACCCCGTCGTACTGACAATCAGCAGCAAACACACTATGGCCCTGCACCACATACACTGCCTCCATCAAGTCCGCATTTGTAAAGTCTTGCCTGCCCCCGCCAACCGTTGCCCCATCTCAAAGGCACGTCGACATTCCAAAGGCAATACATCCTTACGGCGACTGGCTTTATGAATGGGGTCGAAGCTTTCGATCACCACCTTTGAATAATCGTCCACCTGACAGGTGTCAAAAGCGCAGAGCGACTCGGCAGAGCCAAGGAGCAGTTGCATATAGCGCTCATTGGTACTGAAGATCTGTTCGTATCCGTATTCCTTGCTCCGTTCTTCCGGGACATTCATGGTGTAGATAAAACCGGTCTTGATTTTTTTAGGGAACAACGTTCCGTATGGCACTGTATATGTGAGGTAGGGAAAGAGCAGGCGTTCGATAAAACTACGGGTTTCGCCGGTCACGGTACCGAAGTAGATCGGCGAACCGATGACAAGGGCGTCGGCCGCAGCTATCTTTTCCAGCACGGGTGCCAGGTCATCGTTCAGGACGCATTTCCCGTAACTTTTACCGCCGCGTGTTTTGCAAGCGAAGCAGCTTATACAACCCTTAAAGTCCAGATCGTAAAGATGAAACAGTTCCGTTGTCGCCCCGAGCGATGTGGCTCCTTCCAGTGCCTTAGCCACGAGTGTCGCTGTGTTCCATTGCTTTCGTGGACTGCCGTTGATGCCGATGACCTTCATCTGTCTTTCTCCTTTTGTCGTGGTTAGTTTTCGTTTATCTACCAGCAATCTACAACTGTTTGTCAATCAACTTGAACCAGAACTGCATAAGGTGGTCCCGTTTGACACCATCAATCTCACGCCAGGTGAAGCTGGTTTTTACCCCCGTGAGCTGAGCAAAATCGGTACGAGCAAGAAATTTTGTGATGGCGATGTAGTCACGCGGGCGCAAGGGGTGATCATCGGGGCGTTCAACCGTGGCGCAGGTAAGGGTGCGGTAACGGTCGAGAGAACATATGTGGCTTTCCAGTCGGTCAAGCAGCTTCCGACCCAGTCCACAATTGCGGTAGGCCGGACGAAAGAGCAGTTCCCCGACGTAATAGACCTCATCGAGCGGAAATGTTGTCCCGGCAAAAGCGTCAATCATCTGGAGGTTTTCATGGATAAGAGGCATGCCTGCAACCGCTCCGATAACCGCATCTCCATCATAGGCGAGAATGACGCAGGCATCGGGCGCCGCGGCATAGGTGCCCAAGTATTCAAGCTCATCTTCCCTCCTACCTTGATACAGATAAGGATACTCCCGGAAAATTTCGAGCCGGAGCGTCGCCACATCGTCCCGTCCATCTGCAATCGCAGCCCCGGTCAGCACTTGCTCGGTCATTTTCTTATTGCGGTTCATGTCGAGCCTCTCTATGACGCAGCAGACATCTGACGGAGTATCGCAATGTCCCGTAACCGACCTGAAACGCAGCGGTCGCGGCATCAATATTTCGACAAGATCGGTCTACCGGTCGTTGACGTTTCGGGAGTATACATTATTATCATCAATGAGGCCCC containing:
- a CDS encoding molecular chaperone HtpG, translating into MATEKGSISIHTENIFPIIKKWLYSEKEIFLRELIANGVDAISKLQHINLVEGLGLAEDFHVDLIVDKEAGTLTIRDNGLGLTADEVRRYINQIAFSSAEEFIHKFEALKDSNQLIGHFGLGFYSAFMVAKEVEIRSLSWQKDAVGVHWRCDGSTGYELDEIDKSDRGAEIILHLEDSEKEFLEPTRLRELVKRFCNFLPVAIRIDGETINERNPLWTRSAKEITDEEYKAFYHQLYPFSDDPLFWIHLNVDFPFNLKGIVYFPKLSNEFDVSRSHIKLFCNQVFVSDNCPELIPEFLLPLQGCLDAPDLPLNVSRSYLQNDPQVRKIREVLAGRVAARISDLAKNDREEYGRIWGDIHTFVKYGMMRDDKFYDKVKNDVIFRSSDASAYTTLPEYLGRAEATHKDQVYYASDATAQAAYIKLLQGQGIEVVFLDSTIDSHFIQFLEMKESSVKFQRVDADISSSLIDSDKSADLVEGADQKTLEQKVREVFEKRLAVEGLTVRVESLKDSSLPGMVLISEQMRRFREMMRSMGRGKSESEEGIGDHTLLVNVASPIVRSLARFEEEGRSDDAELLVGQVYDLSMLSHQEFSKERMETFLERSNRILELICKK
- a CDS encoding flavodoxin; protein product: MKVIGINGSPRKQWNTATLVAKALEGATSLGATTELFHLYDLDFKGCISCFACKTRGGKSYGKCVLNDDLAPVLEKIAAADALVIGSPIYFGTVTGETRSFIERLLFPYLTYTVPYGTLFPKKIKTGFIYTMNVPEERSKEYGYEQIFSTNERYMQLLLGSAESLCAFDTCQVDDYSKVVIESFDPIHKASRRKDVLPLECRRAFEMGQRLAGAGKTLQMRT
- a CDS encoding N-acetyltransferase — its product is MPRPLRFRSVTGHCDTPSDVCCVIERLDMNRNKKMTEQVLTGAAIADGRDDVATLRLEIFREYPYLYQGRREDELEYLGTYAAAPDACVILAYDGDAVIGAVAGMPLIHENLQMIDAFAGTTFPLDEVYYVGELLFRPAYRNCGLGRKLLDRLESHICSLDRYRTLTCATVERPDDHPLRPRDYIAITKFLARTDFAQLTGVKTSFTWREIDGVKRDHLMQFWFKLIDKQL